In Pyricularia oryzae 70-15 chromosome 2, whole genome shotgun sequence, one genomic interval encodes:
- a CDS encoding isoleucyl-tRNA synthetase: MSGKWTSTLRLPKKSFPPLPLPEHRQKYIQRCADELYKWQATNRPESNPFILHDGPPYANGDLHVGHALNKILKDMILRVKVQQGHRVKYVPGWDCHGLPIELKALGGRAEGQEQMTPAEVRALARELAATTVESQMRGFQEFGVMADWDQRWETMQPSYVADQLRLFQRMVSRGLIYRRHKPVYWSSSSRTALAEAELEYEENHVSLAAYVKMPLTGDLEALGLDPSTSLVIWTTTPWTLPANQAIAVHKDLVYLAVKLRGETMIIGADALGRMSEIMAPDVPVVLTSLVGEQLLAVSYLNQLQGSKAQPQPIIHADFVSADSGSGLVHLAPGHGFEDYEVCKSLGLPAVSAVDGAGIFAKDVCPANTEIPREGAGADVLKGGSKAIIKILGRDVLHSHKHKHKYPYDWRTKKPIVVRATAQWFADVASIKESALDALKDVKFIPAAGQTRLESFIKGRSEWCISRQRAWGVPIPAFYDNDIADGGEAIMTEETIDHVIKTVEQRGVDAWWSDAADEPAWIPESLRGRNLRRGTDTMDVWFDSGSSWTQTEGRADVYLEGTDQHRGWFQSSLLTKVATRADENSAQKAPFKNLITHGFTLDAHGKKMSKSLGNVISPMDVIEGKLLAPRKPGRNKQRKKTQEKNQSDPAATHEVLGPDALRLLVASSDYTKDIVISERALSSIHTSLRKFRSTFKILLGSMQQPPRQEPFDAVDQIAMLHLKDALSQVGKHYDSFEFYKGFAVLNHWVSQQLSAIYLEAVKDKLYCGGDAANATAALVPIFDGFCRMLAPMAPLVVEEAWDHAPQWLKETMPHPLQRLYNDPLIADPGLLTIPEAKLRAAMPVLDAARVAINAAAELGRADKKIGQSLQSAVTLYSRFASANEALQLLSEEQLAAFYVVSCVKINTETPAGANGWLYSAKAKVEAGEAKDAVIKAVVRHPSDHKCPRCWRYVAEVEETLCGRCEDVIAEEGAM; the protein is encoded by the exons ATGAGCGGCAAGTGGACATCGACCCTGCGGTTGCCCAAAAAAAGCTTCCC ACCGCTCCCGCTCCCCGAACACCGGCAAAAGTACATCCAACGCTGCGCCGACGAACTGTACAAGTGGCAGGCCACCAACCGCCCGGAATCCAACCCATTCATCCTCCACGATGGCCCGCCCTACGCAAACGGCGACCTCCACGTGGGCCATGCCCTCAACAAGATCCTCAAGGACATGATACTCCGCGTCAAGGTCCAGCAGGGCCACAGAGTGAAATATGTTCCCGGCTGGGACTGCCACGGCCTGCCGATCGAGCTCAAGGCGCTGGGCGGAAGGGCAGAAGGGCAGGAGCAGATGACGCCGGCCGAGGTGCGCGCGCTGGCGCGGGAgctggcggcgacgacggtcGAGAGCCAGATGCGGGGGTTTCAGGAGTTTGGCGTGATGGCGGACTGGGACCAGCGCTGGGAGACAATGCAGCCCAGCTACGTGGCCGACCAGCTGAGGCTGTTTCAGCGCATGGTCAGCCGCGGGCTGATTTATAGGAGACACAAGCCGGTGTActggtcgtcatcgtcgcggACCGCtctcgccgaggccgagctggAGTACGAAGAGAACCACGTCTCACTGGCCGCCTACGTCAAGATGCCCCTCACCGGCGACCTGGAGGCTTTGGGACTTGACCCCAGCACGAGCCTGGTGATctggacgacgacgccgtggaCTCTACCTGCCAACCAGGCCATTGCGGTGCACAAGGACTTGGTCTACTTGGCCGTCAAGCTCCGTGGTGAAACAATGATAATTGGCGCGGATGCTCTGGGACGCATGAGCGAAATCATGGCGCCAGACGTTCCAGTAGTCTTGACATCTTTAGTGGGCGAACAACTTCTCGCAGTGAGCTATCTCAACCAGCTTCAAGGGTCCAAGGCCCAGCCGCAGCCTATCATCCACGCCGATTTTGTCTCGGCAGATTCCGGTTCCGGTCTGGTGCACCTGGCCCCCGGGCACGGTTTCGAAGATTACGAAGTATGCAAGTCGCTTGGCCTCCCCGCAGTGTCGGCCGTCGACGGGGCTGGCATCTTTGCAAAAGACGTGTGCCCTGCCAACACAGAAATTCCGCGCGAAGGAGCCGGGGCGGACGTTTTGAAGGGGGGTAGCAAAGCCATCATCAAGATCCTAGGCAGGGATGTTTTGCATTCTCACAAGCACAAGCACAAATATCCGTACGATTGGCGCACCAAGAAACCGATAGTGGTGCGTGCAACCGCCCAATGGTTTGCTGATGTCGCTTCAATCAAGGAGTCGGCTCTTGATGCGCTGAAAGATGTCAAGTTTATCCCCGCGGCCGGGCAGACACGGTTGGAGAGTTTCATCAAGGGGCGCAGCGAGTGGTGTATCTCCAGACAGCGGGCATGGGGCGTTCCCATCCCGGCATTCTATGACAACGACATAGCAGATGGTGGCGAGGCGATTATGACGGAAGAAACGATTGATCATGTAATCAAGACGGTGGAGCAGCGCGGCGTGGATGCTTGGTGGTCTGATGCGGCAGACGAGCCGGCCTGGATACCCGAGTCCCTTCGGGGTCGCAATCTACGCCGAGGCACAGATACCATGGACGTGTGGTTTGACAGCGGCAGCAGTTGGACACAAACAGAGGGTCGGGCAGATGTGTATCTTGAAGGAACGGACCAGCACCGCGGTTGGTTCCAGTCGAGCTTGTTGACCAAGGTTGCAACCCGTGCAGACGAAAACTCGGCACAAAAAGCTCCTTTCAAGAACCTTATCACGCACGGTTTCACCCTTGACGCCCACGGCAAGAAGATGTCCAAGTCCCTGGGCAACGTCATCTCTCCGATGGACGTGATTGAAGGCAAACTACTAGCGCCGCGCAAGCCCGGAAGGAACAAGCAGCGAAAAAAGACACAGGAAAAAAACCAGAGCGACCCGGCGGCAACCCATGAGGTTCTTGGGCCGGATGCCCTGAGGCTATTAGTGGCGAGCTCAGACTACACCAAAGACATTGTCATCAGCGAGCGGGCCCTCTCGTCCATCCACACCTCGCTTCGCAAGTTCCGGTCCACCTTCAAAATCCTGCTGGGCTCCATGCAGCAGCCACCGAGGCAGGAACCCTTTGACGCCGTCGACCAGATCGCGATGCTGCACCTCAAGGACGCGCTATCACAGGTGGGGAAGCACTACGACTCATTCGAGTTTTACAAGGGCTTTGCGGTGCTCAACCACTGGGTCTCGCAGCAGCTGTCGGCCATTTACCTGGAAGCGGTCAAGGACAAGCTCTACTGTGGTGGAGATGCAGCGAACGCAACCGCGGCGCTGGTGCCAATCTTTGACGGGTTCTGCAGGATGCTGGCACCGATGGCACCGCTGGTTGTTGAGGAGGCGTGGGACCATGCGCCGCAGTGGTTGAAAGA GACTATGCCACACCCCCTGCAGCGGTTATACAACGACCCGCTCATCGCCGACCCCGGACTCCTGACCATCCCTGAAGCCAAGCTCCGGGCCGCGATGCCGGTCCTGGACGCCGCGCGGGTAGCCATCAACGCCGCGGCGGAGCTCGGACGGGCGGACAAGAAGATCGGGCAGTCGCTGCAGAGCGCGGTGACCCTGTACAGCCGGTTCGCGAGCGCCAACGAGGCGCTCCAGCTGCTGAGCGAGGAGCAGCTCGCAGCATTTTACGTGGTCTCGTGCGTCAAGATCAACACGGAGACGCCCGCCGGGGCGAACGGCTGGCTGTACAgcgccaaggccaaggtcgAGGCGGGCGAGGCCAAGGACGCGGTGATCAAGGCCGTGGTCAGGCACCCGAGCGACCACAAGTGCCCCAGGTGCTGGAGGTACGTGGCCGAGGTGGAGGAGACGCTCTGTGGGCGGTGCGAGGACGTCATCGCGGAGGAGGGGGCGATGTAG